The following nucleotide sequence is from Ascaphus truei isolate aAscTru1 unplaced genomic scaffold, aAscTru1.hap1 HAP1_SCAFFOLD_1555, whole genome shotgun sequence.
CCAGGGCTCGGCTGCTGGTATGAAGTATAAGTTTGTACCAACTGGACACGGGAAATACGAGAAGGTTTTGATGAAGGATCCTTGAGGAGGTGAGTTAGTATCACCCCCTTAtctgtctccctctttctctttccttctctcgttctatcctctctccctctctctctgtccctcattTTCATTATTTGCACTCATAATTTAAAAAGTTGCCCCTtcaccgccctccctccctctcacatgGGGCGCATATGCTATATTAACCTTTTTACTGCCAGAGTGATCTGCAATGCATTACCTGAGGGCAGGAGAGAAAAAGAGGAgggatgttgtgtgtgtgtgtgtgtgtgtgtgtgtgtgtgtgtgtgtgtgtgtgtgtgtgtgtgtgtgtagagagagaacagtgtgtgtgtttgagcacAGAGAaagtagagagagaaaaggggagtgAGTgtagaggtgtgcgtgtgtgtgaataTGAGTAAAGCAGTGTGTACCTGTATGTGTGAATATTCAgagagcagtgtttgtgtgtatgaaaaGCTGTGTTGAAATGAAGAGCagtttgtgtgcatgtgtgttgaTATGAagagcagtgtgcatgtgtgttgaTATGAagagcagtgtgcatgtgtgttgaTATGAagagcagtgtgcatgtgtgttcaTATGAagagcagtgtgcatgtgtgttcaTATGAAaagcagtgtgcatgtgtgttgaTATGAagagcagtgtgcgtgtgtgttgatatgaagagagcagtgtgtgtgtgtgatgaagagagcagtgtgcgtgtgtgttgatATGAagagagtagtgtgtgtgcagaTCAGAGGTCTAATCCAGCCCCTGCAGGATCAGTGTTTAGAGGGGTGCTAGTGCCCTCCCCCACCGCCTCCTCCCCTCGGATGCTCCAACCAGACGCGGTCCTGTTGAAGTTGCTGGCCGGCTGCTCGCGAGGTCGCCGGTGGAAGAAGGCGTTCACCCTGCGCAGGGGGCGGGACGCAGCCTCTTTCAGCTTGCGAGCATCAAATCGAGGCCGGTTCAGGAGGAGGGGCAGGCGGGAGCgcagaaaggggagtgggagaggagcCGTGGATCCCGGCTTCTCCTGCCCCCCCGTGGATGTGACCATGTGATACAGCAGTGTGTCCCACATCTTGTTGGCCCGAGCCCCCCGACTCTGCAGTGGCGCCTCTGTTGCCCCGCCAGatgccgcctcccccccctctggcGTCTCCTGTTCAGGGTATTTCTGCTCCTCTGGCTCCACCACCAGGTGCTTGACTAGCCGCGCCCACCCCTTGCcgggcttcttcctgggggggcgcgggcgctcTGGGCTTTTAAGGAGACTCGGCTCCTCAGAGGCGGCCTCtttcagggagaggggggcagcctCTAGAACAGGGATCACATGAGCAGATCCACCCATTGTGGGGGAGCAGAGGTCTCTGGGGGTGTTTGTGACCCCTGAGCAGGGACTTCTAGGTGTGGCCTCTGGAGGGGCAGGGAAGGTTCCACTGGCTGTATCTGTGGCCCGCAGGGCAGTAAGGGACAGAGTCTTGTCTTTGGCCCCTGAAGAGGGAGGTAAGATGGGGCTTGTAGTATCTGCACCCCCAGGGCAGGGGGAGATGAGTCTTCTGATATCTGTGTCCCCGAAAGTGGGGGGTAGGCTCGGCTGTAGTGTTGGTGTCATCTCCAGGGTAGGAGGGCAGTTGCCACTTATCTTATCTGTGGCCCCTTCCTGGGCTGTCGGGAAGCTCCTGGGTGTCTCTGTAGACCTTGGAGTGGGGGCCCTGGCTGTACCCGTGTCCCCTGGTTTTGGGGTGCAGTAGCCAATCTCTGCATTGGTGACCCCTGTGTCAAGCTGCCTCTCCATTTCTACTTCCAGGGGCAGGGGTCCTCCACTTTTTTGAGGTATCACAGGCAGCTTGAGGACAGGTGTGGCAGGAACGTAATATTTGGGCGGGGGTGTCACAGCTGGAGGTGTAGGTTTGGTGGTCGTGGCTCCTGTTGGATGGGGTGAGGTTGTGCCAGGTGGGCGGGGCATTAGCCTATCAGGGGTGCTGGTTCGTGGAGCGTGGGGTGCAGGCGTGTCAGGTGGCACAGGAGAGCCAAGATATTGGCTCAGGCTCTGCTTCTCGCTGACGGTAAACGTGAAGCTATGGTGCTTTGAGTAAGGGGAGGCCACGTGGAATATCACTGGCCGGATCTGGAAGCGAGGCGGCAGGTAGAGGGGAgggggtaggtggggtcggtaaGCTGCAGGCTCCAGGCCCTCCAGGTCGGCCTCGCTGACGGGGGACAGGGTGGAGCGGAAGGATTTGGGAGGCTGGGACGGCGGGGGCGGCACCCCGCTCCTCTTGGCAGCTTTCCGCAGGAGGTGCTGGAGACGGGCATGGTGtttggggggtttgggggccGTGGGAGGAGGGGCCGGAGTGGGGGAGACGGGGCCGAGATCTGCCAGGGCAGTCACTGTGAGCAGCATGGTAcctggaaggaggagagagacagaagtCAGCACCGatagggagcgatgctctgcaggtctctggcagggaaaaggttaatggagtgacgctctgcaggttaACACTGTCCCCTTCTCTTGTCTTTTAGGTTCCTGGAGGCGCATTGATGGGACCTGAACCTGTCACTAGCAGAGGGGTCGGCGGAGCAGCTCCTGTATGATGCACTGAAGACCCCTCTGACATGGAAAGGGTTAATGGAGAAAGATGCTGGAGCCATGTTGCCTTAACTGCCCTGTGCCCTAACACCCCACTGTCCAACTGCCCTCACCCAGCCTATATCCACAGCACACATTGACTCGGAGGGCCAATGAGCTGTGATGCTGCTTTGCCCCTCCCATGCTTCTGCCTGCGcggtgacatcacttcctgtgcagtGCGTCACATGACACACACCCCACTGTGGGCTTGTCTGTCTGTgggcttgttttgtttttttacttttttacgctttataaataaaataaaaatctgtctgaaaaatgtgttttgtgtcttAGTGAGAGAGAGCTGCGTGCGTACACGAGAGCAGAGCGTACACGAGAGAGCTCTGCGTGCGTACACGAGAGAGAGCTCTGCGTGCGTACACGAGAGCTCTGCGTGCGTACACGAGAGCTCTGCGTGCGTACACGAGAGAGCTCTGCGTGCGTACACGAGAGCTCTGCGTGCGTACACGAGAGAGCTCTGCGTGCGTACACGAGAGAGAGCTCTGCGTGCGTACACGAGAGAGAGCTCTGCGTGCGTACACGAGAGAGAGCTCTGCGTGCGTACACGAGAGAGAGCTCTGCGTGCGTACACGAGAGAGAGCTCTGCGTGCGTACACGAGAGCTCTGCGTGCGTACACGAGAGAGATTACACGAGAGCTCTGCGTGCGTACACGAGAGAGCTGTGCTGCTGAGAGCATGGGCGGAACATATGAGGTAGCTGTGCTCAGCTATATTAAGGCCTGGGCTAACCGGGCCGTACTCCAGGTTCCCGGCCTCTCAGAGGCTCCATAAATACTAGGGCCCAAAATGTCATTTTACATTTGTAGTGCTAACTGAACGCAGCAAAAGTTACTTATCAtgtatttttaattgtatttttgggTGTGAGTAACAGCAATATTACTTTTAATTTTACATAACTTTTTCTAAAAACATATTATGAAAAGGTAATATTTCtccaatgaattattttttatggAATAAGTAGTATTAAAGCAGCTGTCCAAGCTGACGTTTTTTtctccctttgatatgtgcatcaatacaagccacacaatgataagtaattagctaagttgccgatcgatccgttctcctgtgatcgatcggcgaagattcggctcaggggttcactaaatggctgtcagtgcagcagaagaggacccaagatacaaaattctgtggggaagatcatgtgaccaggcagttactagctacaattggtgcactgctagagagaggacagggctcaaaaaggggtgtgccagagcaggcagaggaaggggatgtgactttgtaaatggttgctatagaaacaaaatgttgttacattataatacattaaaatgtgttgggtttttttttatgctacaagtatttacCCCCAAAAGCTCAAGCTTGAAGATCAACCCAAGTTCACTGAAACCCACCATTTCATCATTATGACCCCTTTCTTATTACTTACATTATGCTGTGTAAAAATCCTTTGTACATCTTTAACTATTTCTAATGTTCTATTTACAATGGGGTTTTAGCTGTATATTTTGACAAGCTTGCACCCCCTGGCCGGGTGACCCCAGATCTGGCAACATCCTAACTTCTAcggcctcgctcagacaggctgcgtTGCGACGCGCGCGCGCATGTCCGTCACAATTTCGGGGTCGCTGGGAGTTTTCAAAAATGAAAAACTCCACCGCTGGCAAAGTGCAGCGTcgtcgctgcgacattttgccgccacaacccgaATTGAAATTTGGGACTACAGTCGCGTGACGCGAGCTGggtcagccaataaaggcgaaccagctccgtgacgcattCGTTACGCCCCCACGccacgacccaactcctgcagtttgagcgcagatcgctgggctgcaggagtgcgcggcGGAGGCACGAACGCAAGCACACCgacgtagcagcctgtctgagcgaggcctaAACTCGGTGTATTTCTTTTTGTACGGCAGCAGCAGGAGGGATTAACACCCCCACACTGGAATGAAATGTTACAAGTCGTTAAAGTCACAAACCCAACATTTCCCCAACTTCTCATGCCAGTAATGGGACCGTGTCCTGCGGTAGATGAAATGGTTTTGTGTTGTAGGGTTTCCTAGGAAGTCCCATAAAACAGTATAGTGTATTGTTACTTGTTAACGCCCGCGTTAAATGGCTGCATCGTTTATCGCAATGTTAAACGCCATTTTTGTTTTCACCGCTGCACGGATTTTGAGATAGAAATGTTAGTGAATAAAGTGATTATCTGTGAGTTAaaaattagcttttttttttgtttgttttttgggcTGGGTGCAATATTAACTTATGTTTTATGGAGGTTAGTGAATCTAGGCcagtgtgagagagctgtgcagtgtgagagagctgtgcaGTGTGAGACAGCTGTGCAGTGTGAGACAGCTGTGcagtgtgagagagctgtgcagtgtgagagagctgtgcagtgtgagatagctgtgcaatgtgagagagctgtgcagtgcagtgtgagagagctgtgcagtgcagtgtgagatagctgtgcagtgccgtgtgagatagctgtgcagtgtgagatagctgtgcagtgtgagagagctgtgcagtgcagtgtgagatagctgtgcagtgcagtgtgagagagctgtgcagtgtgagatagctgtgcagtgtgagatagctgtgcagtgcagtgtgagagagctgtgcagtgcagtgtgagatagctgtgcagtgtgagatagctgtgcagtgtgagatagctgtgaagtgtgagatagctgtgtacACTGTCACATTAGGCCGTCAGCGTCCTTTTTTAAACCCCTAGGACATTAAACAGATTATCACTGTGTAATGTGAGACCCCCTCTGTTATGTGCAGAGACCCTGAAAATAGCCCCCGGGGCGCAGGGGCACGAGCTGCGGGGGCCGCTGATTGGACGAGTCGGGCCTGGcccgtgtcggggggggggggggtatgtgggggggcGTGCACCCCCGGATCCGGAAGAATCGGCTTACGACCAGATCCCCCAAATCCCTATGTGGAGAGAGTCCTTCCACTGCAGTTTCgccccattaaccccttccaagccagagacccgcagtgttgctccattaaccccttccacgccagagacctgcagtgttgctccattaaccccttccaagTCAGAGACCTGCAGGTTATCACTCCATTAACCTCTTCCAAGCCAGAGACCTGAAGGGTCACGCCCTTAACCCCTGCCAGAGAGATGCAGGACATGCTGCTGCCCTCACTGAGTATAGCCCGCCTGTCTTGTTATATCACCCCCCTGTTTTATTCCCCCCCCCGCACTCCTGCCCCCgcactcctgcccccccccccccactcctgccccccccccccactcctgccccccccactcctgcccccccccactcctgcccccccctctccccgccccccccactcctgcccccccccccactcctgcccccccactcctgcccccccccacactctgcccccccactcctgccccccccccactcctgccccccccccccacctctgccctcccccccactcctgcatgCTGCTTCTGTTCTCTTTATACAGCAGAAATATAGCAGCATGTGTGACAGATAGCGGGGTCTGTATggatgagatatagctgtgcgtTTATTAATACATATGTATTCCTATTACTTGTTACTTTGCAAGTAGTCCTGAAAAATGactgttgacacacacacacacacaccgctaaatGATAGCTGTGCAGGGATTAGTGACAGAGAGACGTTCGTGTATTAACTAAATAGTTGTACACATGCAttagtgacagatagctgtgtgtgcattagaTAGCTGCTCATATAttagtgacagatagctgtgcgcaTCTCCCTTTGCAACGTGCCTCTTTTTACAAATCCCCTTTTTCCTTCATACTACAagataaccccccaccccctcgNNNNNNNNNNNNNNNNNNNNNNNNNNNNNNNNNNNNNNNNNNNNNNNNNNNNNNNNNNNNNNNNNNNNNNNNNNNNNNNNNNNNNNNNNNNNNNNNNNNNNNNNNNNNNNNNNNNNNNNNNNNNNNNNNNNNNNNNNNNNNNNNNNNNNNNNNNNNNNNNNNNNNNNNNNNNNNNNNNNNNNNNNNNNNNNNNNNNNNNNGCCCCGGAGAGTTAAGTCGTATAtacagcgccatccatgtacttgGCGCTTCACAGCTTTGATATAATAATCTAACATATAATGgggataagcgcttcagacataaaagtaacattaggaaaaggcgtccctgccagaagagcttacaatctaagtgtatgGCCTGAGTATACGTATTCGTGTATCTCTgaatctatctatgtatctacaTATCTCTACGTGCATCTCTCTTCTTCATCCATCAGCCGCCCTCCCTCGTGTTTCTCTGCAGTCTCCTCCGTAGTAGCGCGGAGCCTTAGTCATATTATCTATTTCTCTCCAGAGATCAATATATGTCTGCAACATGCAGATCAGCACAATTGCactaatgtatgtgtgtatttgtgtagcaCCAGGTACATCACgcgttacagcagtaatacacagggcataatattataacacataacacaataggaaaaggagtccctgccccgaagagcttacactctaagtcagcctctctgctccccccgccccctctcctcatccttaATACCCGCTATGGGTTCTGCTGCCTTTGGATGAGGGCTATTTTTGCCCCGCATGCTTTAGaagttggaggggagggtcccaggagATGGACAGGAGGCGAGTGGTTGGTGCCAACTGTTAGACTGGtgacagggatgggggggggggagttgagagaTGTCTCATTAAGAAGACTGTGTGACGGACAGGAGCGTCCTTCAGTCTGTCAGCCCCCTACTCATCTCCTCCCCACACTCAGTCAGCTCCTGTGAGCCCCTTTTCTGCAGCATCTGAAAATTCAGTGCCAAGGCCACCATGCAGAATGAGGGGGCTTCTGTAACTCCTGCACCTCAGAGTCAGGGGGCTTCTCTAAGACACGCACATGAGACAGGGTGCTTATCTATCAAATATACACTTATGAGGCAGGGGTCTTCTCTACCGCGCGCACCTTAGATGCAGGGGGGGCTTCCCTATGAGACACCCACCCCGTGCCCGAATACAGGCAGACCACAGTTGCACCTGGACCTACACGTTTCCCTCCTATAATAAAACCCCTCCTCGGTTCCCCATCACCTTTCAAGGACATTCTCAGGGTCCTGAAATAGACCACAATTTCcagttgtcccccccccccccccccccaccgtgccagcctgctcctcatcccccccctcctcctctcccccatcttGCCATCTCATGTAACATCTGAGTCACGCAGGCGGCAGCGTTGGGATACTGAGCCTTCCTTACAGGGAGGGAAACCTAAATTAAGCGTTGGGGTAGAAGTGGCACAgggcccctcccacccccttctgtAACTTTTCTGCAGATCCCTTACTAACGGAGAACGGAGGGCATGAAGCCGCAGTGAACACGTACACGCGGCAATGTATAATAACCTTGGAGCCGTGACCTTCCATTTGCCTCAGTTTGCCTGAACTTGCATGCACTTATATTATACAGTGGTATTGCCCTCCCTActacattgtactgcactgcagaatatgttggcgccacACAAATAAAAGATTGGAATACTCATGTTGAGAAGCACAAGTCCCCCCTTAAAACTAACGTGCGGTACTACATAATAATGCAGAGTGCCTCTATACTTCTCCAGCCCAATGAACCGCATGCACGGCATAATAttgagtacagctcaacccccttataacgctgtgcttgggggccaaagaatcacatcgcgttataagcggatcgcgttagaaataatgtacaattgtatgcattgtacaataaagtatttaagataccaataatcgtgttgcaaagtattcataaatagaaaaattgggagccacccttacatcgcgttataagcagattcgcgttgtaacggatcgcgctataacggggttgagctgtatttctaTACAGAGTACCCCTTTTACTTGGCTACGTATGTCAGGCAATAATatgaaaggatttttttttagatCTACTGCTTTGCAGCTTTTCAAAATCCCCTTCAGGAAAAACCCCAACAACTCCCCGAATACACGCAGAGCGTGGGGAGCGCAAGATAAGGGATTAGCAAAGGGGACACTGGTAGTCTGAATATAGCTTTGTATACACAGCAGGTACAGTACACTCAGAAATATAATAAGTGCAACAGAGGCTGGCGATGAATTAGGGGCTGTAGTATAAAAGGGGTtagctaacccccccccccaaatcacagCACTGCGTGTCCCCTCTGCTCttgtcccctctgccccttcccaTTGTCACTGCTGTCTCTGTCCTCCACTCCCTGCTCCCGTGCAGGAATGcattagatcgtaagctctttAGCCTTTTACCATCTGCAACCAAAGGGTATTTATATACACCATCTATCTAATATGTACTGTAGCACCCACCATTAAATCACATTACTGGAGGAGAATCCGTTACTAATTCTCCCCCTTTCCAAGTTTTGCCACTTACCTTTCCCCCCATTTCTTTCCAGCCGACCAAAAGCCATCATGTCTGACACCGAGGAAGTGTAAGTAACCCAAACTCTTATACACATCTGCTGCCCTCTCTCTAGATCAGTATTTTTGAAAATgtatatcaaatacagaagaatttacaatgcacctgatcacaGAGTCGCTATTAGATTGGGTTGGGGttgctcagaatttcacttaggctCCAGTGTTCATGGCTGCAGGCGCGCCGGAGCATCTGGCGGCTCGTGCCCCCGGTTCAGCCGCGAACCTGCGGCTGCGCTTGGAGTGGAAAGCAGGagatcgggtgggggggggggggagtgggggcgtggctatgatgtcacacggctggttcgcaaTCATTGGCTGAACtaccgccgtgacgtggccaatgctcggccgccgcgccaaTAGACAAAAAGCTTGTCTTTTGGCTAAGGCGGCCGCGCATCGCGGCGTGTGCCGACTGGGGACTgtccatag
It contains:
- the PRR33 gene encoding proline-rich protein 33; this translates as MLLTVTALADLGPVSPTPAPPPTAPKPPKHHARLQHLLRKAAKRSGVPPPPSQPPKSFRSTLSPVSEADLEGLEPAAYRPHLPPPLYLPPRFQIRPVIFHVASPYSKHHSFTFTVSEKQSLSQYLGSPVPPDTPAPHAPRTSTPDRLMPRPPGTTSPHPTGATTTKPTPPAVTPPPKYYVPATPVLKLPVIPQKSGGPLPLEVEMERQLDTGVTNAEIGYCTPKPGDTGTARAPTPRSTETPRSFPTAQEGATDKISGNCPPTLEMTPTLQPSLPPTFGDTDIRRLISPCPGGADTTSPILPPSSGAKDKTLSLTALRATDTASGTFPAPPEATPRSPCSGVTNTPRDLCSPTMGGSAHVIPVLEAAPLSLKEAASEEPSLLKSPERPRPPRKKPGKGWARLVKHLVVEPEEQKYPEQETPEGGEAASGGATEAPLQSRGARANKMWDTLLYHMVTSTGGQEKPGSTAPLPLPFLRSRLPLLLNRPRFDARKLKEAASRPLRRVNAFFHRRPREQPASNFNRTASGWSIRGEEAVGEGTSTPLNTDPAGAGLDL